One Maniola jurtina chromosome 24, ilManJurt1.1, whole genome shotgun sequence DNA window includes the following coding sequences:
- the LOC123877683 gene encoding uncharacterized protein LOC123877683: MKLNLFKRSMIFATFFGSCLCIALIVASLGTTHWVDARARRLSNPTESEGRISFGLFEGHKELNFGYGWRHYDLSIKAGTHPARRWSWCGTAAQLAVALAASGGACVLAALGSAARNRCSPKPLLICNCVTILFTMGAMSVWLTEFFLRLQHNVMSDEDLANTWSSDSTADLGLSFWLVVTACIAAFINNVCVLIAMTDGRDADTIAPALEEKVNGAIMLY; this comes from the exons ATGAAGCTCAATTTGTTCAAACGGTCGATGATATTCGCGACTTTCTTCGGGTCGTGTTTATGTATCGCGCTGATTGTGGCGTCGTTGGGAACTACCCATTGGGTTGATGCAAGGGCGAGGAGGCTATCTAATCCCACAGAATCCGAAGGTCGAATAAGTTTTGGGCTGTTCGAAGGCCATAAGGAGCTAAATTTTGGATATGGATGGAGGCATTATGAtttaagta TAAAAGCTGGTACGCACCCTGCCCGAAGATGGTCATGGTGTGGTACGGCTGCTCAGTTGGCAGTGGCGTTGGCAGCGTCCGGCGGCGCGTGCGTGCTGGCCGCGCTCGGCTCGGCCGCCCGGAACCGATGCTCGCCGAAACCCTTGCTCATATGCAACTGTGTTACTA TACTATTCACAATGGGCGCAATGTCAGTGTGGCTGACGGAGTTCTTCCTTCGACTGCAACACAACGTCATGTCCGATGAAGACTTAGCCAATACCTGGTCGTCAGACTCCACTGCTGATCTTGGGCTGTCTTTCTG GTTGGTGGTGACAGCGTGTATAGCAGCCTTTATAAACAACGTGTGTGTCCTCATAGCGATGACGGACGGTCGCGACGCGGACACCATCGCGCCCGCGCTTGAGGAGAAAGTCAACGGGGCTATTATGTTGTATTGA